The Carassius gibelio isolate Cgi1373 ecotype wild population from Czech Republic chromosome B14, carGib1.2-hapl.c, whole genome shotgun sequence genome has a segment encoding these proteins:
- the srp72 gene encoding signal recognition particle subunit SRP72, with product MASASGPVSALWTEINRCGQNGDFVRALKAVNKILHENKDDVTALRCKIVCLIQNGGFKEALNVMNTHTKSLTSDMIGFEKAYCEYRLNRVDHALKTIQGIPEQTDKIKELYGQVLYRLERYDECLAVYKDMIRNTQDDYEEERKTNLSAVLAAQSTWENTSAEDLGLPESSYELCYNAACCLIGQGQLSQAMQKLQKAEELCRKSLAEDSDVTEEDVEAELAIIHSQMAYVMQLQGRTEDALQLYNQVIKLKPTDVGLLAVTANNIITINKDQNVFDSKKKVKLTSAEGVEHKLAKKQLQAIEINKALLAMHTNQADQCNKMLASLQTQNPGHPRPVLIKVAQLCREKQHNKAIELLQRFSDQHPESASGIKLTMAQLYVTQGHVTKACDILKSIDEMKYKPGMLSALVTMYTHEEDIDSAIDVFTQAIQYYQSEQPGSAIHLSLVREAANYKLKHGRKKEATSDLEQLWKQNTNDVHTLAQLISAYSLVDQDKAKALSKHLPSPDTMSFNVDVDELENSHGATYIRKKAAKVVGESQPKEQGPGDVKKKKKKKKGKLPKNYDPKSTPDPERWLPMRERSYYRGKKKGKKKEQVGRGTQGATSGACAELDASKVASSPPTSPRPGSGTGTATSTALPPRQQKPAAAGATRKKAPQKKKKGGKGGW from the exons ATGGCGAGCGCATCGGGCCCCGTTTCTGCTCTCTGGACCGAGATTAACCGCTGCGGACAGAACGGCGACTTTGTTAGAGCCCTGAAAGCTGTCAACAAAA ttcttcatgaaaataaagatgaTGTGACTGCCCTGCGATGTAAAATCGTCTGTCTGATCCAGAATGGAGGTTTTAAAGAAGCCCTGAATGTCATGAACACTCACACTAAATCCCTGACCAG TGACATGATCGGGTTCGAGAAGGCCTACTGTGAATACCGTCTGAACAGGGTGGACCACGCTTTGAAAACTATCCAGGGGATCCCAGAGCAGACAGACAAAATCAAGGAGCTCTACGGCCAAGTG TTGTACAGACTGGAGCGGTATGACGAGTGTCTGGCCGTTTATAAAGACATGATCAGAAACACTCAGGACGATTATGAAGAGGAGAGGAAGACGAATCTGTCGGCTGTATTAGCGGCTCAGAGCACCTGGGAGAACACGTCTGCG GAGGATCTGGGTTTACCGGAGAGCTCATATGAGCTGTGCTACAACGCTGCCTGCTGCCTGATTGGTCAAGGGCAGCTCAGCCAGGCCATGCAGAAACTGCAGAAGGctgaag aGTTGTGTAGGAAGTCTTTGGCTGAGGATTCT GATGTGACGGAGGAGGATGTTGAAGCTGAACTGGCCATCATTCACTCTCAGATGGCTTATGTGATGCAGCTACAGGGCAGAACCGAAGACGCCCTTCAACTCTACAATCAAGTCATTAAACTCAA GCCGACTGATGTTGGTCTGCTGGCTGTGACTGCCAATAACATCATCACCATTAACAAG GACCAAAACGTGTTTGACTCTAAGAAGAAGGTGAAACTGACCAGTGCTGAAGGGGTTGAGCACAAACTGGCCAAAAAACAGCTGCAGGCCATTGAGATCAACAAAGCCCTGTTGGCTATGCACACTAACCAG GCCGATCAGTGCAATAAGATGTTGGCAAGCTTGCAGACCCAGAATCCAGGGCACCCAAGACCGGTTCTGATCAAGGTGGCTCAGCTATGCCGAGAAAAACAGCATAACAAAGCCATAGAGCTCTTACAG CGGTTCTCGGATCAACACCCTGAAAGCGCTTCTGGAATCAAACTCACCATGGCACAGCTGTATGTGACGCAAG GTCATGTGACCAAAGCCTGTGACATCCTGAAGTCCATAGACGAGATGAAGTATAAACCAGGAATG CTTTCTGCCCTGGTCACGATGTACACGCATGAAGAGGACATTGACAGTGCGATTGACGTCTTCACTCAAGCGATCCAGTACTATCAGTCAGAGCAG CCGGGGTCTGCGATTCACCTCTCTCTGGTGCGGGAGGCTGCCAACTACAAGTTGAAACACGGCCGGAAGAAAGAGGCCACCAGTGATCTGGAGCAGCTGTGGAAACAAAACACGAATGACGTCCACACGCTGGCCCAGCTCATCTCTGCATACTCACTCGTGGATCAAGACAAGGCCAAAGC TCTGAGTAAGCATCTGCCTTCCCCGGACACCATGTCCTTTAATGTGGACGTTGATGAACTGGAGAACTCGCACGGAGCCACGTATATCAGGAAGAAAGCTGCTAAAGTCGTGGGCGAAAGCCAGCCTAAAGAACAGGG tccaggggatgttaaaaagaagaagaaaaagaagaaag GTAAACTGCCCAAGAACTACGACCCCAAATCGACCCCTGACCCGGAGCGCTGGCTGCCGATGCGAGAGCGGTCGTACTACCGTGGCAAGAAGAAGGGCAAGAAGAAGGAGCAGGTCGGCCGCGGCACACAGGGAGCGACATCTGGAGCATGTGCCGAGCT TGACGCCAGTAAAGTAGCCAGCAGTCCGCCCACCTCCCCTCGTCCCGGCTCAGGAACAGGCACCGCCACGAGCACCGCGCTTCCCCCGCGACAACAGAAACCTGCTGCGGCCGGAGCCACTCGCAAGAAGGCTccgcagaagaagaagaaaggaggGAAGGGCGGATGGTAG
- the arl9 gene encoding ADP-ribosylation factor-like protein 9: MPGAREIGLVGAALALTGGVACAVCYLMRSKTQKPQKTVTEELNEDGSRREHVHKSTKTETALKPPKISEPKTGGTQVLVLGLDGAGKTSLLHCFATGSLEQDVSPTQGFNAISINKEELQIEFLEIGGTENLRDYWRMYLCKARVLVFVVDSSDLERFPLAKRLLHQLLSADPCLPLVLLANKQDVPGARGITDLYEALDLGNVGDGHRLSVIGTQVKKGKSEANAGVQDARDLIIEMMSDY, from the exons ATGCCCGGTGCGCGCGAGATCGGGTTGGTGGGCGCCGCGCTCGCGCTCACGGGAGGAGTCGCGTGCGCTGTTTGCTATCTGATGCGTAGTAAAACACAAAAACCCCAGAAAACAGTCACAGAGGAGCTGAATGAGGACGGGAGCAGGAGAGAGCACGTGCATAAATCAACCAAGACCGAAACTGCACTAAAACCGCCCAAAATATCAGAG CCCAAGACAGGAGGTACTCAGGTGCTGGTTTTGGGGCTGGACGGAGCAGGAAAGACTAGCTTACTGCACTGTTTTGCCACGGGCAGCCTGGAACAAGACGTGTCCCCCACTCAGGGCTTCAACGCCATCTCCATCAACAAGGAAGAGCTTCAGATCGAGTTCTTAGAGA TTGGAGGTACGGAGAATCTGCGTGATTACTGGCGGATGTATCTGTGTAAAGCGCGTGTGCTGGTGTTCGTGGTGGACTCGTCTGATCTCGAGCGATTCCCTCTGGCTAAACGTCTCCTGCACCAGCTCCTATCGGCCGACCCCTGCCTGCCTCTAGTGCTGCTCGCCAACAAGCAG gaCGTCCCCGGGGCCCGTGGGATCACGGATCTTTACGAGGCGCTGGATTTGGGCAATGTTGGCGATGGGCACCGGCTCAGTGTGATTGGTACTCAGGTGAAGAAGGGAAAGTCTGAGGCCAACGCTGGTGTGCAAGACGCTCGTGACCTCATCATAGAGATGATGTCAGATTATTGA
- the LOC127971542 gene encoding testicular haploid expressed gene protein-like isoform X2, translating into MDSESGLRSSHLDRISYLAQPKKSKTIWATTPWILTWGNQESIRPLSRSALQAIPSPRIKALAQPKKDFCLQIQLRKEEEEERWMKISRPSSHAVQYENLVRLSTPKTRGRSAQEVNSPHSLLCEHDCPIWHVSPSLRDTVVSPRILQMSIPKTHHPDFTSNRQNVQTFISYAAQTAKMTSRLEQLSLPKLRKNRHFYDPGQPESPIRTVRDTLCLTSGV; encoded by the exons ATGGACTCGG AGTCTGGATTAAGGTCATCCCATTTGGATAG GATTTCGTATCTAGCTCAACCAAAGAAGTCGAAGACCATTTGGGCCACAACACcttg GATCCTGACATGGGGAAACCAGGAATCGATACGACCGCTGTCCCGCTCAGCACTGCAAGCCATTCCGAGCCCCAGAATAAAGGCTCTGGCCCAGCCTAAGAAAGACTTCTGCCTCCAGATCCAGCTCAG gaaagaggaagaggaggagagatggATGAAGATCTCCCGCCCTTCCTCTCATGCAGTGCAGTACGAGAACCTTGTCCGTCTTTCAACTCCCAAAACCCGAGGAAGAAGTGCCCAGGAAGTGAA TTCTCCTCACTCATTGTTATGTGAGCATGACTGTCCCATCTGGCATGTGAGTCCTAGTTTAAGGGACACTGTCGTTTCGCCCCGAATCCTCCAGATGTCCATCCCCAAAACCCACCACCCCGACTTCACCAGCAACAGACAG aatGTGCAGACATTCATCTCATATGCAGCTCAAACAGCTAAAATGACGTCTAGACTGGAGCAGCTCTCACTGCCCAAACTAAGAAAGAACAGACACTTCTATGACCCCGGACAACCAGAGAGTCCTATCCGAACTGTAAGAGACACACTGTGCTTAACCTCAG